CGGATCGACAATGCCGATTTCGTATTTAATGGAAGTGTTCGAATTGGAATTTATGTCAATGAATCGACACAACTTATCACTCTCCATCACCGCCAATTGACTGTAATCAATGTCCAATTGTGGACAACCGCAAGTCCGGCACAAGAGGTGGTACTCGGTGCATATAGTTATGATCCAGTGTTAGAATTTCTACAAATTCCAGTGACTGTAAATTTAACGGCAGGTGCTCGTTATACATTGTCCATTGACTACATAGGTACATTACGCGTAGACAATTACGGATTTTATCGATCGTCATATAGAAATGATAATGGAGACCAAATTTGGCTAGCAACGACTCAATTCGAAAGTACGGATGCACGTCATGCATTCCCTTGTTATGATGAGCCTCAATTGAAAGCTGTATTCACAACGACAATAGTACATGGTTCATCATACACAGCGCTATCCAATATGCCTGTCACTACGGGATATCCCATTGTACAGTAAGTTCATTGGTTTCTCAAGACGACGCAAAGATAGATATGCTCATAAGCAATAACTGAATTGCGATATTTTCAGTGGTGATGGTACCACAACAACTCGATTTGATCCAACGCCACCCATGTCGACCTATCTAAACGCTTTTGTTGTTTCCGATTTCGCTTCAACAGGAAGTGTACGGGGAAGAGTTCCCCAGAGAGTGTTTGGTCGATCGAGTGAGATAATTCATTCGACACTTACATTGAATGCTGGAATTGACATTCTGGATTCATTGGAGAGATATTTGGGTGTAAACTATTCGTTGCCGAAAATGGACCAAATTGCCATTCCCGATTTCGGGCCCGGTGCGATGGAAAATTGGGGTCTCGTGACCTACAGAGaaataagatttttctttaatgaTGCAGTCGACgactacaatttaaaaacGGCCATTGTAACTACAATCGCTCATGAGGTATAAGACGGTGACTATTTGTAATCGAGtgataaaataagaaaaactctTTAATTCTAGTTGGGTCATCAATGGTTCGGAAATTTAATTGGTCCAAGATGGTGGGACGTTATTTGGCTAAATGAAGGGTTCGCTAATCTGTTCGGTTTCATTGGAACAGACGAGGTAGGTAAAATTATGTTCACGAAGTACGTTGATTAGTACGATCATACAGTCAAGTAGAAAGAATTATTTGTGCTGTTAAACCGGATCTGATAAGATAACGACttcgaaaagaaagaaagaaaaaatgtgTAAGACAAAATATTATCGACTAATACAATCATCTTGTTCAGGTGTATCCAGACTGGCGCTTTatggaatattttgttgtcaGCACATTGCACAATGTTTTCCAATTAGATGCTCTCGAAGACACTCGTCCAATGACGTATTATGTCGAAAGTCCAGAAGCCATTTCGTATGCTTTTGATAATATTGCTTACGCAAAATGTAAGttaattaattgattgattttttcattcaatgtgTGTGGTGCATATAGTTGGTTGATACGATCTTATGCAAAATGTTTATGTCGTTTGATGTATCGTTTAATGGCTTTTGCGTTTTAACACGTCATTCGTTTGGAGTATATTAACACAGTGAAACGAGTCTCTCAAACGGAATGCGTTCAGTGGATACCCTATTCACAGCAGCTTTATGATGCTTCAATGgagaaatttctttcatttctaTTAGTCATTATACCAGGATTCGCCCGAGTTTCCATTATTGCAGAGATAGCACTCTGTAGATGGTTCGTATTTCGTCTgcaaattttgtaagaaaatgatttCAGAAAAATCTCGTTTCGATGTTATTGTAATTTGTACATAATCGGAAGACGAAGTGTCGAATGTGATATGTTCTCACAGTGATAGATAAAATTGAGGAGTCAAATAATTGTTATTGCATCATTTAGAATTGAAATCCTGGTGTCGATCCGTTCAAATTccttgatatatcaaatggTATTCCGCAGCACACTGGAGATAGTTTTATAAGATAAAATTGAAGAGCTTAAAAGACAATACTTTAGTAACACTTCGGCAAAAATACTGCACGTTTTTGCATGCTCATCTAAGTTTACACATGAAGGTGAAGGTTAAATGTGATTTCCTCAACCTcttgagggatttttttgaactgCCAACTATCACAATCGTAACTGTTTTCCGGGGAGGTGCGGAAAAACATTTGGTCGAAGCAGGGAAAACCACAATTCTCAATAATTTTTCCGAGTACCAGCAATACAACGAATAACAATGGAAATGATTTAAATAGTACCACTGTCGCTATGGggtgatgagaaatggtatttttgaactacatgttaatgcaaaacgtcgaaattcatatttaattttctcacagatcgaaacaaTGGTCAAAATGTCTTATCGATTTAAATAGTAGCTTTCGATTaccaaaataaatatataaaaagtTTAGGTTGTACGACTTCTTCGTAAAAAACGGTGGTAgttcataaaatttgtaagATATTAACGAGACCTACAGTTGGCGACTTTATAATGAGTGTCGCTTTTTTCAGATGTTTtacagctgatccactcacaATCAAAAATGCGCTAATACTTGTTTACACGCAGCTGTGTGGTAATGATAAAACCGTTGAAAAACTTAAATCCATATTTAATTGTCTGAAAGAAtaagctgaaaaacagctgcaACAAAATACGTTACTTATTTGAAAGCCGCCGACTATAATCATTTGTAaaacaaattgcaaattttttgatgaaattgtgGAATACTTCcagaattttagttttttctaGTGCTATTttgcaaagaatttttaggcGTTGATTActaatttccttatttttcatACTGGACGAACTTTTTCCAAAGATGgaaattttgtgtgaattttgtcgtttttaccgttttttctgcatttttgttttgtgttgcTATCTAATGTTTTCGAATGTAATACAGACTTTGACGATACCTTTCCAAAGAACTATCATCTGTAGAAATAGGACcactttgaaatgaaatttcggtcaataataatattttttgacaAGACATTTCCAAAGAACCctcaatttttgcattgagATGAAATTTGAGAAAGTTTTCGGTACATTTCACCATTTTTGTAGCGTTGCAGCgcaacgaaaaaagtttaattttagcATATTCCTAAAGCTTTCGAAACCTTTCCAACGATCGCACTttgaaatcgataaaattttaGATACGTCTCGAAAGAGATGGTTCCTACACCTAAATTTACTTCCTCATATCTCCAGAAGGAGTTCGAAATTGGCTGAATTTGATACTACGATTAGTTCTAGGAAATGGGACGAAATTTGACACAGGTTACTTGACTGAAGACATCAAAAATTCCGTccaaacatttcatttcctAACGATTTGTCCTTTGCATTTCCCGATTTTTTGCGAAAATAGTTCTAAAGTTCAGAATTCATCCTTAGAAACGACTGATCattaattttcggaaaaaaataGACGAATAAAGATATAGATGATTCCGCCCATGGCTTAGTCTTACGagttaatttccttaaaatacctaaaattatgaatttaggaattttagagAATATTTAGTAATTGAATGGAAGTCCATTGGaaatacacaatttttgctaattttttttcgatttaaataaacaaagcaacAAAGCGTAAGCAACCCTTCTTCATCATCTTATACAAGTGGAATGTTTTTGTAGTTGAGTAGTACGACAAACGGTCTATTGAGCTaccaaaattgtaaaatagataagaattttgcatgaaaaaattatttaaattttcgtatgactttttagctggatgtgtACTGCGCATGTTTCTGCATGCATTATCCCAAAGAACGTTCGTTAAAGGATTAAACAATTATCTAACTACAAAGTACGGCTAAAAAACCTTTCCACActgttcaaaattttcaatttcttttttttttatgccaCTCAGAGCCTATTCCGCTGCAAGCGAGGAAGATCTGTTCAACGCTTTGCAGTCAGCTATCCAAGAAGACGGCCTACAGCTTCCTACCAGCTTCACAAATATAATGTCATCGTGGACACGTCAGAAAGGATTTCCGGTCGTAACAGTGGAAAGAAACTATGAATCGTCTACAGTTACATTAGATCAACAGCGATACGTTTCCGAGCTGTTAGCCACACCAGATCCGGCTAGATGGTGGATTCCGTACAATTTAGCCACAGCTAGCTCGGCAAATTTCGATGAAACGACAGCCACGCACTGGTTGTCAGCCAATTCGGGCTCGCAAACAATTACCGTGGCCAATCTTAATGCAAATGATTGGTTGCTTCTTAATAAGAAGGTATGCTTGATGTGCAGTGAATTGGATTCAAGACTGAACTAAactctttttcttttctaaatTTATGTCTTTCGACAATAGGAAACCGGATACTATAGAGTCAAATATGACACCAGAAATTACGAACTAATTTCCCATGCCTTATATCAAGGGGGTGTCAGTCAAATGCATGCTCTTTCCAGGGCACAATTACTTGACGATGCATTCAATTTTGCACGAAATGATCAATTGAGCTACGCAGTTTTCTTAAACTTAACAAGATTTTTGCAAAAGGACAATGATTACATACCATGGGCACCGGCAAATActgcatttacatttttggatcGAATGTTTGCAAGTCATGCCAGCCATAACGTTTTCCGAGTAAGAAATCTATTCCACAACATTGTGGTACATTCTGCAAGATGTGTGAAATAACGCGCTAAAGAGCACAAGGTTCATCCACCATTAATTTTCCACTAATTTACCTCATCTTCTTTATAGGACTACATTCGAAAACTAACCGAATCAATGTATGATGCGGTCTTTATTGATGATGTAGTTGGCGAACCGCATATTCGAAAGTACGGTCGTTCATTGATAATTAAACTGGCCTGTGAAATGGGATCTACACACTGCCGAGGTGACACACTAAACAGGCTAAGATTGTTAACTGGAACAGATGATTTCCATCAAAACGTTCGTCCCGAAATGTATTGCGGTGCAATGCGTACATCTCTGAAGGCAGATTTCGATAGGGTTTGGCGCCGATTACTCGACTCATCCGACTCATCGTACAGAAATATGTTAATAAATGCGTTGGCCTGTACCACATCCACGGATTTGCTATCAACGTACCTCAGTTCATCACTACCAGCTACGAATCCTTTCCCGAATAATGTTACATACCGACCAGAAGAGTTGGTACGAGTATTCAATGCTGTATATCAATCGGGTCCAGTCGGCCTACGACTTGCTATACCATTCTTAACAACAAATATAAACGCGGCATCGATGACTTTCGGCAACAGCAATCTGGGAAGCATTTACTTTAACATGGCTCTCAGGATTGGCGATCACACGTTGCATCATCAGgtgaatttagttgaaaaataaatttggcttCACCTTACTAACATATGCGCATTAACCGTTACAGTTTGATATGCTCACACAAGCATTAGGTCCGATAATAACAGCAGATGAAGCATCAGAGGCTGACTCTGAAATCATGAGCAATGTAAAGTGGGTGGAGACTCACGGACCAGTCATTGATGCATGGTTGAAAGAACACCATACAAGTGGTAGCGCAACTTTAGTACTTTCATCGGTTATGTTTGTTGCAGCCGTAGTTGTAtcaatcacaaaatatttctaagaGATTGTGTGGACAGTAAagttaaatagaaaattcaccAACTGCATTCGCTCACTTCTTGAAAAGCGCCGGGGAAATAAAGATGAAATTCGACAATATTTCTggcttgttttgttgtttgaccTGCCACCAACCAACTCACAAAACTAATGTAGAAATGCAAATGACACCGaccaatttcattaaatatttgagATGAGGTGGCTGTGTAAACCTACCAAGACCAATGCAATACATATGCAGAAAGTGTCACATCATTTTCGTTACCGTATacttttcgatattttcatttcatgtaaGTTAAGGCGAAGATGTACCGTTTAAGTCAGAGAGGTATATTACAGAGCAAGCAAAACGGaaacttttcgattttcaggAGTGAGTCATCGCTTTTTGGAACGAATATAAATAAGTAATTTGTAGGTTAAAGTTTAGAGTAACTTTCAATGGGGGTGTGTATCCTTGCGGATAAAGTTACCTTTTAACGTCATGCATGAAATTATATGAAACATATACCCTTTTAGTATAACCGATCGGTTCTCAAAGAATAATTTATGGTTTATTACAGTTGACTTGTTGTTCTtatatgttgttgttgtttgattATAAACAAGAGGGATAAAGTCGAGGATAAAGTTTATGTGATGCTTTTACACCCACCCAGATATTTTAGTTGGAAACATTTCGTCATGTGGCTTATATGACGACGAcgataagaagaaaaatgaacaGGAACATTGTCTATTGCAGTGAGAGTGTTGAAAACTTTTGCTATCAAAATTATTGAGGGGTCAAGACGACGGAGTCGAATATGAAATGTTTACGACCCAAGAGGCTGAAACCAcctgaaaaaatcgaaaaactacGAAAAGTTGAGGCAGTAAAATACCAATGTTTGCCTTCATTTTGCTACGTAAAAACGATTATGTCAATAGACCGtgtgcgattttgagaaaaaagtttcgtatttcaataaaaagaagatttaccaagaaaactattgaaaaaaaaaataattttttgtataaaaattattgcaaaatattgttgccatcCCGATGCCATCATGCTCATTAGAATCTTAgtaagaatccaattagaatgaattagaatggttCCGATatcattcaaattacagcttttaaagtgagatatataaaatacagcagacatttttcagatattctgtttacactttttttctacagaataataatctgcatcaattaaaaataaattatttatacttcACCCGGTCTATTAATGACTCAGCGGTAATAGCATTATCGTTCATTGTCACAATTACGGtgacattttttgaaattttttttccttcgaaaattaattaaaaatgtttcaaagttGAGTCGCCCACAAAAATCCTAGGGAGTTCTGCTACTTCCAGCTTCCCGTAAAACACATAATCAGTCTTCTAAATAGTGCAGTAGCCACGGAAGTGCCCGTGTCCATGAAAGGTGCACGGGATGTCTTGGATGATTTGGATAGCCCTTGGTgcattgaaaaacaaaagttcGCACGGTGagctttaaaaattttttattcgacctctcgtgcACATGGGATATTTTTATGGGAATGTGCTCAGGGGCCTCCCAGGATGACGAAATGACTATTcccaaaatatttcgatgggaaaatttttaattagatcgatttttcgtttttttgggACCTGCGGGAAGCTTCGAAGACTGACCTTACTGGTGACTCgtttgaacacaaaaatatagttgctgtttagcctgagatgtaagctttacagcgataccaatcatgacattcatgactaccaacaaacatcttGTATGAGGCATAGTCATTCAACGAGATGCCTGCGAATTTCAAAGGCTGTATCACACGTGgatgatttctattttgtctcaaaaagtatgtttagttattttacataatttaagaGGTGAATAAAGGTCGAAAAATGAGTTTGTATTTCATTCTGATATAATCTTTGTTGTTAGACCTGAACAACCACCCCATTTTCTTCgtataatttctcattttttagtggaaacaactaaaatgtttCAGAATTAGCTTAGAACAGCTATTGGAGAAACTACATAcgaaacaatagaaaatacaACCaagttttgttaatttttgactcGAGCTAGTGCAATTTGCT
The nucleotide sequence above comes from Bradysia coprophila strain Holo2 chromosome X unlocalized genomic scaffold, BU_Bcop_v1 contig_79, whole genome shotgun sequence. Encoded proteins:
- the LOC119070394 gene encoding aminopeptidase N-like, yielding MTRSAPVWLFTAIVFIALTDKICAAVHHPITQRDVKVEPRQDEGRRYRLPNDTVPETYDITLTTRIDNADFVFNGSVRIGIYVNESTQLITLHHRQLTVINVQLWTTASPAQEVVLGAYSYDPVLEFLQIPVTVNLTAGARYTLSIDYIGTLRVDNYGFYRSSYRNDNGDQIWLATTQFESTDARHAFPCYDEPQLKAVFTTTIVHGSSYTALSNMPVTTGYPIVHGDGTTTTRFDPTPPMSTYLNAFVVSDFASTGSVRGRVPQRVFGRSSEIIHSTLTLNAGIDILDSLERYLGVNYSLPKMDQIAIPDFGPGAMENWGLVTYREIRFFFNDAVDDYNLKTAIVTTIAHELGHQWFGNLIGPRWWDVIWLNEGFANLFGFIGTDEVYPDWRFMEYFVVSTLHNVFQLDALEDTRPMTYYVESPEAISYAFDNIAYAKSGCVLRMFLHALSQRTFVKGLNNYLTTKAYSAASEEDLFNALQSAIQEDGLQLPTSFTNIMSSWTRQKGFPVVTVERNYESSTVTLDQQRYVSELLATPDPARWWIPYNLATASSANFDETTATHWLSANSGSQTITVANLNANDWLLLNKKETGYYRVKYDTRNYELISHALYQGGVSQMHALSRAQLLDDAFNFARNDQLSYAVFLNLTRFLQKDNDYIPWAPANTAFTFLDRMFASHASHNVFRDYIRKLTESMYDAVFIDDVVGEPHIRKYGRSLIIKLACEMGSTHCRGDTLNRLRLLTGTDDFHQNVRPEMYCGAMRTSLKADFDRVWRRLLDSSDSSYRNMLINALACTTSTDLLSTYLSSSLPATNPFPNNVTYRPEELVRVFNAVYQSGPVGLRLAIPFLTTNINAASMTFGNSNLGSIYFNMALRIGDHTLHHQFDMLTQALGPIITADEASEADSEIMSNVKWVETHGPVIDAWLKEHHTSGSATLVLSSVMFVAAVVVSITKYF